TCGAAAGTTTGGTAGCGATCATATTTGAGATCCATCCGCATTCCAGAGATCATGTCTTTGAAAGGCTGAATTGGCATCGGGTAATGCTTGACCGTATCGGCTAGAGCAATATCCGACGCATGGATCGGATCACCACGAAATGTCGCCTCTAACTGTTTCTCCCAGCTAAAAAGCGTTTCTGCATCTGTAGTTTCCGCTTGCATTCCATCAACAAGCTCATCGGTACGACGACACCAAGCATAGATAGCCCAAACTGCTCGTCGTTTTGCTTGTGACATCAGCATCGTGCCAAGATAAAAAGTCTTGGCATACTTAGCCGTGATGCAACGACAAATCTCGTAGGCTTCCTCAAGATTGACTGACTGACAAATTGCCATCGGTTTAGGCACTGACGACAGATGGATTTGACTGGTTTTCGTTAGAGGTTCGACCAAGGACTTTATTTCCAGAAGATTGACTTGCTTTGTGGATTTCCTGTGCTGTTAGCTTACCAGAAAGTACAGCCCCTTCCATACTGCCAAAAAATGGTTGCGCTGTATAGCTACCTGATAGAAAGAAATTAGCAATGGGTGTTGCTTGGGTAGGGCGAAATTTTTCGCGGTCAGGAATTGCAGTATAGATCGATCTTGGAGTCTTAACTACATGGGATTTTAGGACTTTAGCTGGACTTGGTAAATGCTGAGGAAACAGTTTTGCTAGTTCATTTAAGGTTGCATCAATAATTTCACTATTGGGGCGATCAATCCAATCAGCAGCAGGAGCAAAAACCAATTCCAGCATTGACTTGTCTGGATCTGCATACTCTTTGCAGGAGTTGCTCATATCAGAATAAACGCTGAGGAGTGGCGATCGCGAAAACAAGGTGTGATCAATATCTGTAAGCTTGCGATCAAACCAGAGTTGGACGCTGATTACGGGCACACCTTCTAAATGATTTAGTTGTTGAAAAAACGGCATCGATTGCCAAGCGATCGGCATGAAGTCTTTCATTACATCTACAGACATTGCTGACACATAAGCATCGGCAATGATTTCTTGATTTGGTGCGCCGTTAATTCCTCGAATTATGATTTTCTCGACATTTCCGTCTGCGTCCAGCACAATCTGTTTTAGTCCTGCGCTAGTATGCACTTCGCCCCCACGATCAATTACATAATCAGCGATCGGTTTACAGAGGCGCTCAGGTGGTGCGCCATCTAAATAAGCAATTCGTGAACCTTCTTTTTGTTGCAGAAACTTATTTAGAGCGCGTAGGGGAATTGTGGCTGAGATGACATCTGGGTCGATAAATTTAAGAGATTTGCAAACAGCAATGAAGATGTCAGTAGTGATGTCTTTACCAATACCATGCATTTCTAGCCATTCGCTAAACGTATATTTATCCATGGACGCTACATATTTGTCACCACGGACGATCGCAGGAATCAAGCCGATCGCAAATCGTATTTTTTGATTCCAACTGAGCATGTCGTTGTTGCGCAGAATCGAGATGATAATGTTGAAAGGCGCTGGAAGGTCAGGGACATCAAACCATGAAAGGACTCCTGGCTTTTCAGGCTGGTTAAAAATTAAAGCGTGGCGTTTCCATTGCAGACGGTCTAAAATGCCTAGTTCCCCCATAAGCTGCAACATATTTGGATAAGCTCCGAAAAAGTTATGTAGCCCTGTTTCGATCCAGTCTCCATCTTTATCTTTCCAAGCTGCAACTAAGCCGCCAAGAACATCATTGCGCTCTAGCAAAATCGGCTGATGTCCCAAATCGATTAAGTATTTGGCACAGGATAACCCTGCTAACCCTCCTCCAGCGATCGCAACCCGCATATTCTTTCTATACCTGTACGTTAAAATTTTTATGCTTAATTATCTCCATCTTACTTTGCAAAGCTTAATAATTCACTAGTTTTTGCTAGTAAAAGTTTGAGAGGATCTCGCTTTTGTTTTAAGTTAGGGTGGCGCTCACAAAATCATCTTGGCTAGTATGGTAAAAAGTCTCATTGATTCTCCTGAGATATCCCCCACTCCATCTCGAAAATTATGGATGGCAGCAATTAAGTTTCCAATGTATAGCGTGGCGATCGTCCCGATCGCTACGGGTACTGCTGTTGCTTATCGCGATACAGGAGCAATTAACTGGATTGTGTTTTGGGAATTTCTGATTTCCGCAGTTTTGATTTTAGTCTGGGAAAATCTCTGCAATGACGTGTTTGATGCCGAAACAGGTATCGATATCAATAAAGCTCATTCAGTTGTTAACTTGACAGGCAAGAAGAACTTAATATTTGCGATCGCAAATATTTGTTTACTCCTCGGTATCAGTGGCGTATTAGCGATTTCTTGGCTACAGCAAGATGTCGTTGTCGTTAGTGCGATCGCGCTTTGTTGTTTTCTTGGCTATATTTACCAAGGTCCCCCTTTTCGGTTGGGATATCAGGGATGGGGAGAAGTTTTATGCTTTTTTGCCTTTGGCCCGTTAGGAGTATCGGCAGCCTATTACAGTCAAACTAAATCTTGGTCAATCGGCTCAATTGCGGCGGCGATCATTGTCGGGATTATTACTAGTCTGATTTTATTTTGTTCACATTTCAATCAAGTTGACGATGATCTTGCCGCAGGTAAGCGATCTCCTGTTGTGCGTTTGGGGACTAAGCGAGCAGCACAGCTTTTACCTTGGGTTTGTAGTGTCATTTATGCCATTACGGTTATTGCGATCGTGCTAAACTTTTTCCCAATCTGGACTGCGATCGTGCTGATTAGCTTACCAATTGCATGGAAATTATGCTCATTTATCAGCGCAAACCATGAACGCGCCGAACTTTTACTCAACTATCGATTTATCGCTGTTGCCCTGCATTTTGTCGTTGGTTCATGCCTTAGTATCAGCTTGATTTTATGAAATTGTAATTCCCATGATTTTGCCGAATAGAATTTATCATTGCTCAGCTAGTACGGCGATCGCTGGTGGTGGAGTTAAAACCTATGTTGATGGTTTGTATGTGGCAATGCCAGATGCATTTGGTGCAGAGATCATTGCTAATCCTAGTGATTATGACCAAAGTAATTTCAAATTGCTGCATATCCATGAAACTAATGCGATCGCTCAGATAAATAATTCCTGTCCTGTCGTTTTTACTGCACATAATCATGATGTTTACTGCGCCAGTGGAACTAAATATCTGCCAGCTAGTAAATCTAGCTGCGATCGCCTATTAAATAGTTGGGGTTGTGCTTGGGGGCATTTTGTCGATGGATGTGGCAGTCGTCGCCCTGCAAAGATCCTTGCAAACATAGAACGTGCAAGTACCGAATTAAATGCTCTAAAAAAACTCGGTATTTTGACGATCGCTAATAGTGATTATGTGCGATCGCAGTTAATTGCCAATGGATTACCAGAATCGCAAGTGGTAACTTTACGTTGTGGTATTGCAGCAACTTCCTATAACCATGAACCATTAACCAGAACCGTCCATGCTCAAAAACGGATTCTTTTTGCAGGCAGAATAGTGCCAGATAAGGGATTAGATTGGTTACTAAAAACGATACCTATACTAGATCCTGACATTCATCTTGACATTGCAGGTGAAGGGTGGGCTATGCCTCAAGTTCGTCAGCTAGCGGAGGATTTACAAATTTGCGATCGCATTACTTGGCACGGCTGGTGTAAAAAAGAAAAGTTAGAGGATCTTTACCATCAAAGTTTTGCCGTGATTTTCCCTAGTGTATGGCCCGAACCTGCGGGTTTAGTGACGTTAGAATCATACGTAAGATTTCGACCTGTGATTGCTAGCGCTGTTGGGGGAATTCCTGAACATATACAGGATGGGAAAACTGGAATTTTAGTTACTCTAAATAATATTGAACAGTTGGCAACAGCGATTATGGACTTGTCAAATAATTTTGATAAAGCTCGTGAGATTGGTATAGCTGGCAATGCTTTGTTTCATTCAGAGTTTACTCTTGCTATACATGCTCAAAGACTGTCAAAAATTTATGACTTGGCGATCTCCAAATTTCATGAATCATAATAAAAGACTACTGAAGACAGTCTTTTATTAAAACTTAAGGAACCAATTTTTTGTGGAACGGCTTTGACGAGCCACAAAAAATTGGTTCCTTATTAAGTCGCAGCGTCCTAAGCTTGTTTAGATTCTGAGCCATCAATGATGCGCTGGAATAGGTAGCCTGTGCCACGCGCTGTCAAGATTAACTCAGGGTTACTAGGATCTTCTTCTAGCTTTGCACGTAGGCGCGAAATATGAACATCGACTACGCGAGTATCCACATGGCGCTCTGGTGTGTAACCCCAAACCTCTTGTAAGATTTCGGCTCTTGAGAAAGCTTCACCTGATCGCCCGACTAATAGCTCTAACAAACTAAACTCCATACCCGTTAAGCGAATACGCTCATCGGACTTATAGACTTGGCGCTTGTTGGTATCAATCTTGATCGTATTGATATGAATCACCCCAGAACTAGGGATGCCTGAGGTGCCATTACGATCAAAGCGTCGCAACACTGAACGAATTCGAGCTTCTAGTTCCTTTGGCGAAAAAGGCTTAACAACGTAATCATCTGCACCTAATTCAAGCCCTGTAATGCGATCGGCGACATCGCCTAACGCTGTCAGCATGATAATTGGAATATCAGATTCTTTGCGAAGCTCTTGACATACCCCGTAACCGTCGAGCTTTGGCATCATGACATCAAGAACCACCAAATCGGGATTCTCTTTATGAAAAACTTCGATCGCTTCTTCGCCATCTGCGGCGGTGACGACCTCGTAACCGATCATCGACAGACGTGTCTCCAAAATTCGACGAATACTAGCTTCGTCGTCTACAACTAGAATTTTTTCCTTATGGTTTTCCAAGCCAGTTTACACTCCACTATGTTGCTAGCTGCAATTCAGCAAAAATTTATGATTTTACATATTTATTTAGCTAAGTTTACAAGAAATCGGTCGTTACAATCCGAAAACAAAACTTAAAGTTTCAGAACAGCCTAAGCCTGAATTTTATATGGCTACCAAGTTTTTTTGCTGGAAGAGCGCTTCGTTAAATTTTGACATCACCAGATCTCATACTACAGAGAGCGTATTGCCATGTCTCTGCCTTCTCGGTTTTATGTATGTGATTGAGATAAAATTATATAAAGTTTTATGCAAAATG
This window of the Pseudanabaena sp. BC1403 genome carries:
- the pds gene encoding 15-cis-phytoene desaturase codes for the protein MRVAIAGGGLAGLSCAKYLIDLGHQPILLERNDVLGGLVAAWKDKDGDWIETGLHNFFGAYPNMLQLMGELGILDRLQWKRHALIFNQPEKPGVLSWFDVPDLPAPFNIIISILRNNDMLSWNQKIRFAIGLIPAIVRGDKYVASMDKYTFSEWLEMHGIGKDITTDIFIAVCKSLKFIDPDVISATIPLRALNKFLQQKEGSRIAYLDGAPPERLCKPIADYVIDRGGEVHTSAGLKQIVLDADGNVEKIIIRGINGAPNQEIIADAYVSAMSVDVMKDFMPIAWQSMPFFQQLNHLEGVPVISVQLWFDRKLTDIDHTLFSRSPLLSVYSDMSNSCKEYADPDKSMLELVFAPAADWIDRPNSEIIDATLNELAKLFPQHLPSPAKVLKSHVVKTPRSIYTAIPDREKFRPTQATPIANFFLSGSYTAQPFFGSMEGAVLSGKLTAQEIHKASQSSGNKVLGRTSNENQSNPSVVSA
- the menA gene encoding 2-carboxy-1,4-naphthoquinone phytyltransferase translates to MVKSLIDSPEISPTPSRKLWMAAIKFPMYSVAIVPIATGTAVAYRDTGAINWIVFWEFLISAVLILVWENLCNDVFDAETGIDINKAHSVVNLTGKKNLIFAIANICLLLGISGVLAISWLQQDVVVVSAIALCCFLGYIYQGPPFRLGYQGWGEVLCFFAFGPLGVSAAYYSQTKSWSIGSIAAAIIVGIITSLILFCSHFNQVDDDLAAGKRSPVVRLGTKRAAQLLPWVCSVIYAITVIAIVLNFFPIWTAIVLISLPIAWKLCSFISANHERAELLLNYRFIAVALHFVVGSCLSISLIL
- a CDS encoding glycosyltransferase family 4 protein, with protein sequence MILPNRIYHCSASTAIAGGGVKTYVDGLYVAMPDAFGAEIIANPSDYDQSNFKLLHIHETNAIAQINNSCPVVFTAHNHDVYCASGTKYLPASKSSCDRLLNSWGCAWGHFVDGCGSRRPAKILANIERASTELNALKKLGILTIANSDYVRSQLIANGLPESQVVTLRCGIAATSYNHEPLTRTVHAQKRILFAGRIVPDKGLDWLLKTIPILDPDIHLDIAGEGWAMPQVRQLAEDLQICDRITWHGWCKKEKLEDLYHQSFAVIFPSVWPEPAGLVTLESYVRFRPVIASAVGGIPEHIQDGKTGILVTLNNIEQLATAIMDLSNNFDKAREIGIAGNALFHSEFTLAIHAQRLSKIYDLAISKFHES
- the rpaB gene encoding response regulator transcription factor RpaB translates to MENHKEKILVVDDEASIRRILETRLSMIGYEVVTAADGEEAIEVFHKENPDLVVLDVMMPKLDGYGVCQELRKESDIPIIMLTALGDVADRITGLELGADDYVVKPFSPKELEARIRSVLRRFDRNGTSGIPSSGVIHINTIKIDTNKRQVYKSDERIRLTGMEFSLLELLVGRSGEAFSRAEILQEVWGYTPERHVDTRVVDVHISRLRAKLEEDPSNPELILTARGTGYLFQRIIDGSESKQA